A portion of the Kribbella jejuensis genome contains these proteins:
- a CDS encoding acyl-CoA mutase large subunit family protein: MDAEQIAAGRSRWQQRYDAARKREADFTTLSGTEVAPVYGPPEGSDDPRMERIGWPGEFPFTRGLYATGYRGRTWTIRQFAGFGNAEQTNERYKMILNGGGGGLSVAFDMPTLMGRDSDDPKSLGEVGHCGVAIDSAADMDRLFKDIPLQDVTTSMTISGPAVPAFCMYLVAAERQGADISKLNGTLQTDIFKEYIAQKEWLFPPEPHLRLIGDLMEYCATTIPAYKPLSVSGYHIREAGSTAAQELAYTLADGFGYVELGLSRGLDVDVFAPGLSFFFDSHLDFFEEIAKFRAARRIWARWLRDVYGAKTDKAQWLRFHTQTAGVSLTAQQPYNNVVRTAVEALAAVLGGTNSLHTNALDETLALPTEESAEIALRTQSVLMEEVGVTNVADPLGGSWYVEALTDEIEAEAEQIFARIKEMSPDETMTGGILRGIEDGWFMAEIADAAFEYQQKLEKGEKKIVGVNTLTDTVSGELEILRVSHEVEVEQCRVLAERKSHRDEDLVRRTLSALVEAASGTGNLIEPMLEAVRAEATMGEICHVLREQWGEYREPARF, translated from the coding sequence ATGGATGCCGAGCAGATCGCGGCCGGCCGGAGCCGGTGGCAGCAGCGGTACGACGCCGCGCGCAAGCGGGAGGCGGATTTCACCACGCTCTCCGGCACCGAGGTCGCCCCGGTCTACGGTCCGCCCGAAGGCAGCGACGACCCGCGGATGGAGCGGATCGGCTGGCCGGGCGAGTTCCCGTTCACCCGCGGGCTGTACGCGACCGGCTACCGCGGCCGCACCTGGACGATCCGTCAGTTCGCCGGTTTCGGCAACGCCGAGCAGACCAACGAGCGGTACAAGATGATCCTGAACGGCGGCGGTGGCGGCCTGTCGGTCGCGTTCGACATGCCGACGCTGATGGGCCGCGACTCCGACGACCCGAAGTCGCTCGGCGAGGTCGGGCACTGCGGCGTCGCGATCGACTCGGCCGCGGACATGGACCGGCTGTTCAAGGACATCCCGCTGCAGGACGTCACCACCTCGATGACGATCTCCGGCCCCGCCGTACCGGCGTTCTGTATGTACCTGGTCGCCGCCGAGCGGCAGGGCGCGGACATCTCCAAGCTCAACGGCACGCTGCAGACCGACATCTTCAAGGAGTACATCGCGCAGAAGGAGTGGCTGTTCCCGCCGGAACCGCACCTGCGGCTGATCGGCGACCTGATGGAGTACTGCGCGACCACGATCCCGGCGTACAAGCCGCTCAGCGTCTCGGGGTACCACATCCGCGAGGCCGGCTCGACCGCCGCGCAGGAACTCGCCTACACGCTCGCCGACGGTTTCGGGTACGTCGAACTCGGGCTGAGCCGCGGCTTGGACGTCGACGTGTTCGCGCCCGGTCTGTCGTTCTTCTTCGACAGCCACCTGGACTTCTTCGAGGAGATCGCGAAGTTCCGCGCCGCCCGCCGGATCTGGGCCCGCTGGTTGCGGGACGTGTACGGCGCGAAGACCGACAAGGCACAGTGGCTGCGCTTCCACACCCAGACCGCCGGCGTCTCGCTGACCGCGCAGCAGCCGTACAACAACGTCGTACGGACCGCCGTCGAGGCGCTCGCCGCCGTCCTCGGCGGGACGAACTCGCTGCACACCAACGCGCTGGACGAGACGCTCGCGCTGCCGACCGAGGAGTCGGCCGAGATCGCGCTGCGCACGCAGTCGGTGCTGATGGAGGAAGTTGGCGTCACGAACGTCGCCGACCCGCTCGGCGGTTCCTGGTACGTCGAGGCCCTCACCGACGAGATCGAGGCCGAGGCCGAGCAGATCTTCGCGCGGATCAAGGAGATGAGCCCGGACGAGACGATGACCGGCGGGATCCTGCGCGGGATCGAGGACGGCTGGTTCATGGCCGAGATCGCCGACGCCGCGTTCGAGTACCAGCAGAAGCTCGAGAAGGGCGAGAAGAAGATCGTCGGCGTCAACACGCTCACCGACACGGTCTCCGGCGAACTGGAGATCCTCCGGGTCTCGCACGAGGTCGAGGTCGAGCAGTGCCGGGTGCTCGCGGAGCGCAAGTCCCACCGCGACGAGGACCTGGTACGTCGTACGCTATCGGCTCTGGTGGAGGCGGCCAGCGGCACTGGCAACCTGATCGAGCCCATGCTGGAGGCAGTGCGTGCGGAGGCCACGATGGGGGAAATCTGTCACGTTCTTCGGGAACAGTGGGGCGAGTACCGAGAGCCCGCCCGCTTCTGA
- a CDS encoding MarR family winged helix-turn-helix transcriptional regulator — protein sequence MARRRALPFDPIDEASRQWGRRWGAVEQMRAVTSLMRAQQIVINELDDILRKHGLTFARFEALVLLTFSRRGSLPLGKMGERLQVHPTSVTSIVRRLEAAGLVTRTPHPDDGRAVLCEITPEGRDLVERATADLVAADFALRGLTDEQLKMLWSVLEPLRHNAGDF from the coding sequence ATGGCCAGGAGAAGGGCGTTGCCGTTCGATCCGATCGACGAGGCGTCGCGGCAGTGGGGGCGGCGGTGGGGTGCGGTCGAGCAGATGCGGGCGGTCACGTCGCTGATGCGGGCGCAGCAGATCGTGATCAACGAGCTCGACGACATCCTCCGCAAGCACGGGCTGACGTTCGCCCGGTTCGAGGCGCTCGTCCTGCTGACGTTCTCGCGCCGCGGGTCGCTGCCGCTCGGGAAGATGGGTGAGCGGCTCCAGGTGCACCCGACCTCGGTCACGTCGATCGTCCGCCGGCTCGAGGCGGCCGGACTCGTGACCCGGACGCCGCACCCGGACGACGGCCGCGCGGTGCTCTGCGAGATCACCCCCGAGGGCCGTGACCTGGTCGAACGCGCCACCGCCGACCTGGTCGCCGCCGACTTCGCGCTCCGCGGCCTGACCGACGAGCAGTTGAAGATGCTCTGGTCGGTCCTCGAACCCCTCCGCCACAACGCCGGCGACTTCTGA
- a CDS encoding maleylpyruvate isomerase family mycothiol-dependent enzyme has product MRYLEHLRADSARLGEVARTGLGAAVPNCPGWTVDDVVRHVAQVYAHKLEVLKHGALPDPWPPDFSGLDSLQWYDEMRQAIVVALESAGTSTPTWTFNPRDSTSGFWYRRMAHETAIHRIDVEQAHDAVTPIDPSLALDGIDEVLYPTLGGPWWEEGDTEYPIDAAIRLRAGGRSWTVHADATSVDVQHGDKGVVAAEVGGEPEQVYLWLWGRAGEDVIEILGDPNVVRAFRGRISEASQ; this is encoded by the coding sequence ATGAGATATCTGGAGCATCTGCGTGCCGACAGTGCGCGGCTCGGTGAGGTGGCGCGGACCGGGCTCGGCGCGGCGGTGCCGAACTGTCCCGGCTGGACGGTCGACGACGTGGTGCGGCACGTCGCGCAGGTGTACGCCCACAAGCTCGAGGTGCTGAAACACGGCGCGCTCCCCGATCCGTGGCCGCCGGACTTCTCCGGCCTCGACAGCCTCCAGTGGTACGACGAGATGCGGCAGGCAATCGTCGTCGCGCTGGAGAGTGCGGGCACGTCGACGCCGACGTGGACGTTCAACCCGCGCGACAGCACCTCCGGGTTCTGGTACCGGCGGATGGCGCACGAGACCGCGATCCACCGGATCGACGTCGAGCAGGCGCACGACGCGGTCACGCCGATCGACCCGTCGCTGGCCCTCGACGGTATCGACGAGGTGCTGTACCCGACGCTCGGCGGCCCGTGGTGGGAGGAGGGCGACACCGAGTACCCGATCGACGCCGCGATCCGGCTGCGGGCCGGCGGCCGGTCCTGGACGGTGCACGCCGACGCGACGAGTGTCGACGTACAGCACGGGGACAAGGGAGTGGTGGCGGCCGAGGTGGGTGGCGAGCCCGAGCAGGTCTACCTGTGGTTGTGGGGGCGGGCCGGCGAAGATGTGATCGAGATCCTCGGCGATCCGAACGTGGTGCGCGCCTTCCGGGGGAGAATTTCCGAGGCGTCGCAGTGA
- a CDS encoding YciI family protein has translation MAQYLALTYTADVDWWAPEQADELAEYRRFGVEYADQVKASAVLHPTATATVVRVEGARGGPAVTTDGPYAETKEALTGYYLIEADDLEAAIKIAAQIPAAWSGAVEVRPVILAK, from the coding sequence ATGGCGCAGTACCTAGCACTCACTTACACGGCGGACGTCGACTGGTGGGCGCCCGAGCAGGCGGACGAACTGGCGGAGTACCGGCGCTTCGGCGTCGAGTACGCCGACCAGGTAAAGGCGAGCGCCGTCCTGCACCCGACCGCGACGGCAACCGTCGTCCGCGTGGAGGGCGCACGCGGCGGACCCGCCGTCACCACCGACGGCCCGTACGCCGAAACCAAAGAAGCCCTCACCGGCTACTACCTGATCGAGGCCGACGACCTCGAAGCAGCCATCAAGATCGCCGCCCAAATCCCAGCCGCCTGGTCCGGCGCCGTCGAAGTCCGCCCAGTCATCCTGGCGAAATAA